A region of the Burkholderiales bacterium genome:
TGTTCGGTCAGCCCGAGCGGCGCTTCCAGAGTGCGGAGCTGATCCGTCTGGCGGGCGCCGGCACCGGCGCCGTGCACCGCCTGCTGACGCGGCTCGCGGCCACCGGGCTGCTGCAGGTGGAGACGGTGGGCAATCAGAAGTTCTACCGGGCGAACGAGCGCGCTCCGGTGTACGCGGAGCTCGTCGGGCTGGTGCGCAAGACGGTGGGGCTCGCGGGGCCGCTGCAGGCGGCCCTGGCGCCGCTCGCCGACCGCATCGCGGCGGCCTTCGTGTACGGTTCGGTGGCCAAGGGCGCCGACCGCGCGGCGAGCGATATCGACCTGATGGTGATTGCCGACGATCTGGATTACGCCGCCCTCACCGCCGCGCTGGCGGCGGCGGAGGAAAGTCTCGCGCGGCCGGTGAGCCCGAACCTGATGACGCGCGCCGAGTGGCGGCGCAAGCGGGCCGAGGCCGGGAGCTTCGCGGCGCGCATCGCGGCACAGCCCAAGATCTTCGTGATCGGCGCCGAAGATGACCTCGGCTGAGTTCGACAACCTGGTGCGCATCGGCAAGCTCAAGCGCGAGCCGCCGTCCGCGCGGGAGTTGCGGGGCCTGCTCGCTTCCGCGCGTGAGCGGCTCGCCGACGCCGACAACTCGGCGCTCGCCTTCGCCAGCCGCTTCGACCTGGCTTACAACGCCAGCCACGCGCTCGCCCTCTTTGCGCTGCGCCGCACCGGCTACCGCTGCGACGCACGGTACCTGGTATTCCAGACGCTGCCGCACACGCTCGGCATGCCGGTGGAGGTGTGGCGGGTGCTGGCCAAGGCACACGAGCGGCGCAACCTCGCGGAATACGAGGGTCATCTGGAGCACGACGAGCGTCTGCTGGCAGACATGCTGGTGGCGGCGCGTCGCGTGCTGGCAGCCATCGAGGCCCTGCCGGAATCGGGCGTTTCAGGGTGACCGCGAGCACGATGAGCGAGCGGCCGTTCAGCGACACCTCCGAGCGCGGGCTGGAACGGCTGATCTGCACCGCGCTGGCCGGCGCGCCCTGCGACCCAGGCGTCCCGGCCAACGTGGCGCAGCAACGCCCGGCGACCTACGCCGCGGGCTGGATCTGCAGTGCGCCGGAGGATTACGACCGCGAATACTGCGTGGACCTCGCGCAGCTCTCGGCCTTCCTGCGCGAGACGCAGCCCGAAGTATGCGAGGCGCTCGACCTCGGCCAGGACGGGCCGACACGGCGCAAGTTTCTCGCGCGGCTGCAAGGCGAGGTCAGCAAGCGGGGCACCATCGACGTGCTGCGCCACGGCCTCAAGCACGGGCCGCACCACATCGACGTGTTCTACGGTACGCCGTCGCCGGGCAATGCCAAGGCCGCGGAGCGCTATGACGCCAACCGCTTCAGCGTGACGCGGCAATTGCGCTACAGCCGCGACGAGACACAGCGCGCACTCGACCTGGCGCTGTTCATCAACGGTCTGCCGATCGCGACCTTTGAACTCAAGAACAGCCTGACCAAGCAGACGGTGGAGGATGCCGTCGAGCAATACAAGCGCGACCGCGACCCGCGCGAGAGGCTGTTCGAGTTCGGGCGCTGCGTGGTGCACTTCGCGGTGGATGACCACGAGGTGCGCTTCTGTACACACCTCAAGGGGAAGGGCTCGTGGTTCCTGCCCTTCAACTTGGGCTGGAACGACGGTGCGGGCAATCCGCCCAACCCAAACGGGTTGAAGACCGACTACCTGTGGAAGCGCGTTCTCACCCGCGCGGGCCTGACGGACATCCTCGAGAACTACGCGCAGATCGTCGAGACCAAGGACGAGAAGACCGGCAAGAAGAAGGCGCTGCAGATCTGGCCGCGCTATCACCAGCTCGACGTGGTGCGCCGGCTACTCGCCGACGCGCAGGCGAACGGCGCGGGCCGGCGGTATCTGATCCAGCACTCAGCGGGCAGCGGCAAGTCGAACTCGATTGCCTGGCTCGCGCACCAGCTCATCGGCCTCGCGAAGGACGGGACGCCGGTGTTCGACTCGATCATCGTCGTCACCGACCGGCGCATCCTCGACCAGCAGATCCGCGACACGATCAAGCAGTTCGCGCAGGTGGGCGCCACGGTCGGGCATGCCGAGCACTCGGGCGATCTGAGGAAGTTCATCGCCGAGGGCAAGAAGATCATCATCTCCACGGTGCAGAAGTTCCCGTTCATCCTGGACGAGATCGGCGCCGAGCACCGGGGCCGCAGGTTCGCCATCGTGATCGACGAGGCGCATTCGAGCCAGGGCGGGCGCACGTCGGCGGCAGTGTCGATGGCGCTCTCTCCGGGTGGGGTCACCGACGAAGACGAGACGCTGGAGGACAAGATCAACCGGCTGATGGAGGCCAAGAAGCTGCTGCCCAACGCGAGCTACTTCGCCTTCACTGCCACGCCGAAGAACAAGACGTTGGAGATCTTCGGGGAGCCTTGCCCGCAGCCCGACGGCACGGTTAAGCAGCGGCCGTTCCACAGCTACACGATGAAGCAGGCCATCCAGGAAGGCTTCATCCTGGA
Encoded here:
- a CDS encoding nucleotidyltransferase domain-containing protein, which encodes MGTSRTKSPPPTPTALADVLFTPVQQRVLGLLFGQPERRFQSAELIRLAGAGTGAVHRLLTRLAATGLLQVETVGNQKFYRANERAPVYAELVGLVRKTVGLAGPLQAALAPLADRIAAAFVYGSVAKGADRAASDIDLMVIADDLDYAALTAALAAAEESLARPVSPNLMTRAEWRRKRAEAGSFAARIAAQPKIFVIGAEDDLG
- a CDS encoding type I restriction endonuclease subunit R translates to MSERPFSDTSERGLERLICTALAGAPCDPGVPANVAQQRPATYAAGWICSAPEDYDREYCVDLAQLSAFLRETQPEVCEALDLGQDGPTRRKFLARLQGEVSKRGTIDVLRHGLKHGPHHIDVFYGTPSPGNAKAAERYDANRFSVTRQLRYSRDETQRALDLALFINGLPIATFELKNSLTKQTVEDAVEQYKRDRDPRERLFEFGRCVVHFAVDDHEVRFCTHLKGKGSWFLPFNLGWNDGAGNPPNPNGLKTDYLWKRVLTRAGLTDILENYAQIVETKDEKTGKKKALQIWPRYHQLDVVRRLLADAQANGAGRRYLIQHSAGSGKSNSIAWLAHQLIGLAKDGTPVFDSIIVVTDRRILDQQIRDTIKQFAQVGATVGHAEHSGDLRKFIAEGKKIIISTVQKFPFILDEIGAEHRGRRFAIVIDEAHSSQGGRTSAAVSMALSPGGVTDEDETLEDKINRLMEAKKLLPNASYFAFTATPKNKTLEIFGEPCPQPDGTVKQRPFHSYTMKQAIQEGFILDVLKYYTPVNSYYKLVKKVEGDPEFDTKRAKKKLRRYVESHDHAIRLKAEIMVDHFHEQVLALNKIGGEARAMVVTSGIERAIQYFHAFQAYLAERKSPYRAIVAFSGEHEYGGTKVTEASLNGFPSSQIADKIREHPYRFLICADKFQTGYDEPLLHTMYVDKPLSDIKAVQTLSRLNRAHPKKHDVFVLDFMNDAETIRQAFADYYRTTILADETDPNKLHDLKAALDGYQIYAAKRVEEFVALYLGGAERDRLDPILDACVAEYRERLNEDGQVDFKGKAKAFLRTYGFLGSILPYTNAEWEKLSIFLTFLVPKLPAPVEEDLSGGILEAIDMDSYRVEKQAAMRIQLPDADAEIEPVPTSGGGRKPEPELDRLSNIIRAFNERFGNIEWSDADRVHKLITEDIPNRVAADTAYRNARKNSDRQNARVEHDKALRRVMTALMKDDTELFKQFMDNDSFRRWLTDTVFELTYERQDAGG